Proteins co-encoded in one Deltaproteobacteria bacterium genomic window:
- a CDS encoding ABC transporter substrate-binding protein, with product MGNLSLTLATGPYDRVEAIAKGVVRPEGIDVTCLQIQSPPEIFTRMMKTEAFDLCEMSLSTYLTRRSRGSFPFIALPVFPSRLFRHAYVYVNRDHGIAEPADLNGKRVGVQEYGQTAAVLIRGILQHRHGVNLSTIRWVEGGVNTPRPPDDEMDLRPAGAVDIEPAPPGKSINDLLVEGDIVAYLGARQPDAVGRHPGIGRLFRDYRQTEREYFRETGIFPIMHTIVMREQLHVEHPWIAESMFKAFQAAKAWALDHMSFTGAMAYMVPWLNAELDEIRELFGGDPYPYGVEANRAALDTFMQYLVEQGFVAEPRPPLESLFTPIVGWAE from the coding sequence AAGCCATTGCGAAAGGCGTCGTCCGGCCTGAAGGCATCGACGTCACCTGCCTGCAGATCCAGTCACCGCCGGAGATTTTCACCCGCATGATGAAGACCGAGGCCTTCGACCTGTGCGAGATGTCGCTGTCCACCTACCTGACCCGGCGCTCGCGGGGGTCGTTCCCCTTCATCGCGTTACCGGTGTTCCCGTCGCGTCTCTTCCGCCATGCCTACGTCTACGTGAACCGGGATCATGGCATCGCCGAACCCGCCGATCTCAACGGCAAGCGCGTCGGCGTCCAGGAGTACGGCCAGACGGCGGCCGTTTTGATCCGCGGCATCCTGCAACACCGGCACGGCGTGAACCTCTCCACCATCCGCTGGGTGGAGGGTGGCGTCAACACGCCGCGGCCGCCGGATGACGAGATGGACCTGCGGCCCGCCGGCGCCGTGGACATCGAGCCGGCGCCGCCCGGGAAGTCCATCAACGATCTGCTGGTGGAGGGCGACATCGTCGCCTATCTCGGCGCCCGGCAACCCGACGCCGTGGGCAGGCATCCTGGCATCGGCAGGCTGTTCCGCGACTACCGGCAGACCGAACGGGAGTACTTCCGTGAGACGGGCATCTTCCCCATCATGCACACCATTGTCATGCGGGAGCAGCTCCACGTGGAGCACCCGTGGATCGCCGAGAGCATGTTCAAGGCCTTCCAGGCGGCCAAGGCGTGGGCGCTGGACCACATGAGCTTTACGGGTGCCATGGCGTACATGGTTCCGTGGCTGAACGCCGAGTTGGATGAAATCCGCGAGCTGTTCGGCGGTGACCCGTACCCGTACGGTGTGGAAGCCAACCGCGCCGCCCTGGACACGTTCATGCAGTATCTGGTGGAGCAGGGGTTCGTGGCGGAACCCAGGCCGCCGCTGGAGAGCCTGTTCACCCCCATCGTCGGGTGGGCGGAGTAG